The DNA segment CACGATGATCACATCAGGATCACTAGCACTTGTCAGCTCCGCCCGGGTCTCTCCGGTCAAGGTATCGGTTTGGGTCATAGCCAAGTGATGGGTCAGGGCGCCAGCCCCGGTATGAAAGAAATCAACCTTAAGACCTTCTGACTTGAATGCGTCATCGATGAGATCAACCCATGTCTGGCGCCATGGAAAGACTGTCTCGCTGGCGCCTATGACAGCAAATTTGACAGTCTCATTTGCAGCGAGTGACTGCTTCAAGTTTGCCACATCGTCGCTCAACTGTTGCGCGATCATGGTTAACTTATCCAGGGAACGCTCGATCTCCAAAGGGGCATAATCGGGCTGGCTTTGCAGATCCGTCAATTGCAACAGATCGACCTCACGCCTGATATGCAACGCTTCATCACTGGGCAAGGGGCCGCTAATACCCGGGTACTCAAGCACGCCACCTGGATTGTTCTGCTGATCCGCATTCAGAGTGAGCGTGTAGTCAACACCCAGGGTCAAGACCTCTTCGATACCTACTCTGGTAATCCTGGTGACTCTGAGTTGCCCACTATCAAACAGGGTCATGGAAAACGGAAATGTGGTGCTGACTCCGTCCCCATAGAATGGGCCTTCTTCACTGATAATTGTGTGTACAGTCATGGAACATATCATCCATTGATTTAATATGCGTGCTGCATGCCCGCCAAAACATTACAAACCAGGGCAATATAGTTGGCGCAGATACATACAGCCATAGTGAATCGCAACCTACCTTCAGCTCACACTATAGGAGAGTTGATCCCTTATTGAAAGATCGTTATAACAACTCATCCAGAGGTAAATCCATTGTTTTTTGCAAGTCCCTATTTATCTTTGCAATCAAAGTATTCAATGCGTCCGGGGCAACTTTTACCTGCCCTTCATCCGGTAACACATAGGCATCGGAGTTGTATAACTCAGCCAGTGTTACCTGCCTAAGGTCTCGAGCCAACACCCAACCCTTATCATCTGTCTGCAGGACAAGTCGGGCACGCAACAATGATGAAAGTATGGAATCGAGTTGCTCTTCGGTTGAGTGCTGCAGTTGTGCCTGTAACTGACGGGTGGTGATTGACACCCCCCGTTGCTGGGATGCACGCAGCAGTTGCAGCATATTCACCGCAAGCAATAGCCTGTCCCCACGCTGCTGCATGCTCTCACGCCAATTAAAACGGTAGATACCCAGGCAGTAGGTGAACTCCGCACCCAACAGGGTCACCAACCAAGATAGATAGATCCAGATAAGAAAGATAGGTATAACCGCAAGCGTCCCATAGATCGCCTCATAGGTTGGAAAGGTCGTGATATAGAGAGCGAATCCCCTTTTTGTAGCCTCGAACAGGAGCGCCGCGATAACACCGCCGGCAAGGGCATGGCGCAGCATCACCGATCGATTGGGAACCAGGGCGTATAACAGGGTGAAGGCAAGCGCCGAGATCATGATCGGCATCATACTCAATAACCGTGAACTCACCATGACCACTGTTTCAGCCTCACTGAAGAAGGGAATGGATACCAGGTAGGAGGTCACACCCACACTGATCGCGATCAATATGGGTCCCAGGGAGAGGATTGCCCAATAAACAGTAAATGTGGCGAGTGGTGAACGTTTTCGTCGCACATGCCATATGGTATTGAACGCCTTGTCGATATTACTCATCAACAGGAGCGCCACAAGGATCAGAAACAGAAATCCCACCCCACTGAGTTGTGCCGCCTTTTGACTGAAATTTTTCAGGTGCTGCTGGACGGCCTCACCGGCTGCGGGGACAAAATTCTGAAACAGGAAGTTTTCGATCTGATCCGAGATCCGGTCAGAGACGGGGAATATGGAAAGCAGCGCCAGCATCACCGTCATCAAGGGTACCAGTGAAAGAAGCGTGGTAAAGGTCAATGCAGCCACATGTTTGATACCCCCATCGTGACTGAAATGGTGCAGCCACAAGCGCAGGAAGGCGTTGACATGCTGGATTGCCGGGATACCCCTTTTGCCAACATCATTCTGGTTCATCACTGAAATCCATGTTTTTTCAATATTGATTCATCAGAACCGCTTGTGGAGCCATTCTCTCTGTATGGATACAATGACGGCAAATTAAGTTTGAGGCAATCCGCCATCTCAATCTATTTGTACTTATAGGAAGAGTGTCAACTCTCCTAGCAGAGGGGAATCGTTTATGAGCATTGAAATCTACCACAATCCGCGCTGCAGCAAGTCCAGGCAGACCCTGCAGCTATTACAGGATAAGGGCATCGATCCCGATGTGGTCGAATATCTGAAAACGCCACCGGATAAGGCCACCCTGGAGCAAATCCTCGATATGCTGGGCTTGGAACCCCGTGAGTTAATGCGTAAAAAGGAGCAGGAGTATAAGGCCCTGCAACTGGATGATCCGGCGCTCACCCGGGATCAGCTTATGCAGGCGATGATCGCCAATCCGAAATTGATTGAACGCCCGATTGTCATTCAAAACGGCAAGGCTGCAATCGGCAGGCCCCCTGAAAAGGTCCTGGATATTCTGTAAACAGGCCCCCTCTGAAGGCCGGCCAATCGTATACAACAACAGGTAGCTGCTATGCCAGAAGTGTTGATTCTCTACTACAGTCACTACGGCGCCACCGCTGAAATGGCCCGTACCATTGCCCGGGGTGTGGAGGAGGTGGCTGGGGTAAGCGCCAAACTGCGCACCGTGCCCGAGGTCTCCCCATGCTGCGAGGCCACCGAGGAGACCATTCCGGACAGTGGGGCACCTTATGTCAGCGAGGTCGATCTGCGTGATTGCGACGGCCTGATTCTGGGCAGTCCAACCCGCTTCGGGAATATGGCCGCCCCAATGAAACACTTCCTCGACACCACCAGCCAACTCTGGGTTGGTGGCGTCCTGATCGATAAACCCGCATCCGTCTTCACCTCCACATCCAGCCTGCACGGCGGACAGGAGAGTACCCTGCTGTCGATGATGATCCCCTTGCTGCACCATGGCATGCTGATACAGGGCGTGCCCTACAGTGAAACCGCGCTGTTGCATACCAAGAGCGGCGGCACACCCTATGGAGCCAGCCATCTGGCCGGCGGTGATAGCAAACTGCCGGTGACTGATGAAGAGAAACGTATCTGCAAGACCCAGGGCAGACGTATGGCTGAGACCGTGAAACGCCTCGAACCCTGATCCTGTAGTCGAGCCATGCCGATCCAGTTGCCACTCAGCCTCAGCATCCGCCCCAGTGTTGATTTCTCCACTTTCATATGCGGACGAAATGGCGAGGCGATATCC comes from the Candidatus Thiodiazotropha sp. CDECU1 genome and includes:
- a CDS encoding virulence factor BrkB family protein; this encodes MNQNDVGKRGIPAIQHVNAFLRLWLHHFSHDGGIKHVAALTFTTLLSLVPLMTVMLALLSIFPVSDRISDQIENFLFQNFVPAAGEAVQQHLKNFSQKAAQLSGVGFLFLILVALLLMSNIDKAFNTIWHVRRKRSPLATFTVYWAILSLGPILIAISVGVTSYLVSIPFFSEAETVVMVSSRLLSMMPIMISALAFTLLYALVPNRSVMLRHALAGGVIAALLFEATKRGFALYITTFPTYEAIYGTLAVIPIFLIWIYLSWLVTLLGAEFTYCLGIYRFNWRESMQQRGDRLLLAVNMLQLLRASQQRGVSITTRQLQAQLQHSTEEQLDSILSSLLRARLVLQTDDKGWVLARDLRQVTLAELYNSDAYVLPDEGQVKVAPDALNTLIAKINRDLQKTMDLPLDELL
- the wrbA gene encoding NAD(P)H:quinone oxidoreductase; translation: MPEVLILYYSHYGATAEMARTIARGVEEVAGVSAKLRTVPEVSPCCEATEETIPDSGAPYVSEVDLRDCDGLILGSPTRFGNMAAPMKHFLDTTSQLWVGGVLIDKPASVFTSTSSLHGGQESTLLSMMIPLLHHGMLIQGVPYSETALLHTKSGGTPYGASHLAGGDSKLPVTDEEKRICKTQGRRMAETVKRLEP
- the arsC gene encoding arsenate reductase (glutaredoxin) (This arsenate reductase requires both glutathione and glutaredoxin to convert arsenate to arsenite, after which the efflux transporter formed by ArsA and ArsB can extrude the arsenite from the cell, providing resistance.), with the protein product MSIEIYHNPRCSKSRQTLQLLQDKGIDPDVVEYLKTPPDKATLEQILDMLGLEPRELMRKKEQEYKALQLDDPALTRDQLMQAMIANPKLIERPIVIQNGKAAIGRPPEKVLDIL